The Elusimicrobiaceae bacterium sequence TTGCGGTAATGATTTGGCCTTTGACATCTACTTTAGTACCGGCGGGAACATTGATTACTTTTTTACCAATTCTGCTCATATTCCCTCCTTACCAAACTTGGCACAAGAGTTCGCCACCGATTTTGTCAGCTTTGGCTTGTGCGTCGGTCATGATACCTTTGGACGTAGATAAAATCGTGATACCAAAAGAACCACGGACTTTGGGGATATTATTGTACGCGCTGTACACCCGTTGGCCCGGTTTGGAAACGCGGCGCAACCCTTGGATGACACATTCGTTTTCCGGCGTATATTTCAAAAATACGCGGACCACGCCACCCTTGGTTTCGTTATGCACGGCTTTGAAGTTGGCAATATAACCTTCTTCTTTCAAGATGCGCGCAATTTCCGTTTTAATTTTAGAAAAAGGGATATCCACTTTTTCTTTTTTCTTCATATTTGCGTTTCTGATTCTGGTCAAGAAATCTGCAATTGGATCCATATATTCAGGCGGCACTGTAAATTACTTTCCTGTTCGGAGTTAACTTCCAGCAGCTGCCTCCTCCTGTGTTTACCAGCTCGATTTTTTCAGACCCGGGATCAAACCCTGGTGTGCCATTTTTCTCAGGCAGATACGGCAAAGAC is a genomic window containing:
- the rpsH gene encoding 30S ribosomal protein S8, with amino-acid sequence MDPIADFLTRIRNANMKKKEKVDIPFSKIKTEIARILKEEGYIANFKAVHNETKGGVVRVFLKYTPENECVIQGLRRVSKPGQRVYSAYNNIPKVRGSFGITILSTSKGIMTDAQAKADKIGGELLCQVW